Proteins from a single region of Argiope bruennichi chromosome 6, qqArgBrue1.1, whole genome shotgun sequence:
- the LOC129972964 gene encoding sequestosome-1-like, whose amino-acid sequence MVHVIKVYLVDGKNEKQIRRLAVGSDVVSSFQLLKEKIRALFQLPTASFDIKWKDSENDEILMSSDAELAQALANADDGLLKLFVSFGQTIPKMQEAETKSAQEPKAPGEVHPHVVCDACNGSVCGDRYKCLQCKDFDLCSSCHSANKHPYHDMVKLVKPSFAPREWAFLGSRRMWRSMFGHAARGSFSFPSPTQSASSTSSEEGQAQSPCKDMGNAINKLLTGDFVAAEKLFTEGLGSFLQNWPGGIDVKLETSPGRRCSREFRKSCKNKNKKEGEPMPSTSDNATEQNENLAAAEEKVEVKQPQCEETVKQETVEPAQVCGIFAESGKTSLKSKETECTNDDNEVKSSDTGEREKSPVSSDDNSACAEGWTLLQNEEAEKQEVNSVEPEKKETEKIVMYPSLEKAAVEPGCFNQGANDIKPECPNQGGNNIKPECPYQATSSIKHEEGNVIRSNDPEIINALIKMQAMGFTNEGGWLERLLVTKKGNINEALDALYPFTRQ is encoded by the exons ATGGTTCATGTCATTAAGGTCTATCTTGTtgatgggaaaaatgaaaaacagattCGTAGACTTGCTGTTGGCAGTGATGTAGTCAGCTCTTTTCAGCTGCTGAAGGAAAAAATCAGGGCTCTTTTTCAGTTACCAACTGccagttttgatataaaatggaAAG attcagaaaatgatgaaattcttatGTCATCTGATGCCGAACTTGCTCAAGCTTTAGCAAATGCTGATGATGGTTTGCTGAAGCTTTTTGTCAGTTTTGGCCAAACTATTCCCAAAATGCAGGAAGCTGAAACTAAATCAGCTCAAGAACCTAAGGCTCCTGGTGAAGTACATCCACATGTAGTATGTGATGCATGCAATGGAAGTGTTTGTGGGGATCGTTATAAATGCCTTCAATGCAAAGATTTTGACCTCTGTTCATCTTGCCATAGTGCTAACAAGCATCCATACCATGACATGGTCAAGCTCGTGAAACCCTCTTTT GCTCCACGTGAGTGGGCCTTTCTAGGATCTCGTAGAATGTGGAGATCCATGTTTGGTCATGCCGCAAGAGGATCGTTTTCTTTTCCATCTCCTACTCAGAGCGCTAGTTCTACTTCCTCTGAAGAAGGTCAGGCACAGTCACCCTGTAAAGACATGGGAAATGCTATTAATAAGCTGTTGACTGGAGATTTTGTTGCTGCAGAGAAGCTGTTTACTGAAGGTTTAGGTTCCTTCTTGCAGAATTGGCCAg GTGGTATTGATGTGAAGTTGGAAACTAGCCCAGGCAGACGTTGCAGCAGAGAATTCCGAAAAAGTtgtaaaaacaagaataaaaaagagGGTGAACCAATGCCTTCTACATCTGACAATGCTACTGAACAGAATGAAAATCTTGCAGCTGCAGAAGAAAAAGTTGAAGTTAAACAACCCCAGTGTGAAGAAACTGTTAAGCAAGAAACAGTAGAACCAGCTCAAGTTTGTGGAATCTTTGCAGAGTCTGGAAAAACATCTCTTAAATCTAAAGAAACTGAATGCACAAATGATGATAATGAAGTTAAATCATCTGACACTGGAGAAAGAGAAAAGTCACCTGTCAGTAGTGAT GACAATTCTGCTTGTGCTGAAGGTTGGACACTTCTTCAAAATGAAGAAGCTGAAAAACAGGAAGTGAATTCTGTTGAGccagagaaaaaagaaactgagaaaATAGTCATGTACCCAAGCTTAGAGAAAGCAGCAGTTGAGCCAGGATGCTTCAACCAAGGAGCCAACGATATTAAGCCAGAATGCCCAAACCAGGGTGGCAACAATATTAAGCCAGAATGCCCATACCAAGCAACAAGCAGTATTAAACATGAAGAAGGAAATGTGATACGTTCTAAtg atCCTGAAATCATCAATGCTTTGATTAAAATGCAAGCTATGGGCTTCACTAATGAAGGTGGTTGGTTGGAAAGGCTTCTTGTTACCAAAAAGGGCAACATTAATGAAGCTTTGGATGCTTTATATCCATTTACTCGTCAGTAA